The Helianthus annuus cultivar XRQ/B chromosome 16, HanXRQr2.0-SUNRISE, whole genome shotgun sequence genome includes a window with the following:
- the LOC110915893 gene encoding uncharacterized protein LOC110915893, producing the protein MSDSQKKVGKKKDKKSYPESDSVKIDLENDSSMNMDVEDDEVHSVEVDDTNDSDDNKSGVKRQRKERSIVWQYFTKLKKKAVGGKVPSKCNKCNHIIIYDSKQGTGNISKHIKSCYGSSFKDVGQMILNSDMKLKSSTFSQSMFREMLVAAIVMHELPLSFVDYKGFRDLFKYLQPDVNIISRNTVKSDLLIM; encoded by the exons ATGAGTGATTCTCAAAAGAAGGTGGGAAAGAAGAAGGATAAGAAGTCCTAT CCGGAGTCAGATTCTGTCAAAATTGATCTAGAAAATGATAGCTCAATGAATATGGATGTGGAAGATGATGAAGTTCACTCTGTGGAGGTAGATGATACAAACGATAGTGATGATAACAAATCAGGAGTAAAGAGACAACGAAAGGAAAGATCTATTGTGTGGCAATACTTCACTAAACTTAAAAAGAAAGCAGTCGGTGGAAAAGTTCCAAGCAAGTGCAACAAATGTAATCATATTATCATATATGATAGCAAGCAAGGTACGGGGAATAtttcgaaacacataaaatcttgCTATGGTTCTAGTTTCAAAGATGTTGGTCAAATGATTTTAAACAGTGACATGAAATTAAAGTCATCTACGTTTTCTCAAAGTATGTTCCGCGAGATGCTTGTAGCTGCTATCGTTATGCATGAGTTACCTTTGTCATTTGTAGATTATAAGGGATTTAGAGATTTATTTAAGTATCTGCAACCCGATGTCAATATCATCTCTAGAAATACTGTGAAATCTGATTTACTGATTATGTAG